The following proteins are encoded in a genomic region of Glycine soja cultivar W05 chromosome 17, ASM419377v2, whole genome shotgun sequence:
- the LOC114392302 gene encoding histone H3.v1-like — protein sequence MATVEVAQQTPTTVTENETTTEVTKIEETTPEQPATEVTAPETVNEEAKEEAAVETNEATEVTEEGKAEKTEEEEEVKEETKETESAPVEEEKQEENKPAETVEEPKTEQVSVEKTEV from the exons ATGGCCACTGTTGAG GTTGCACAGCAAACACCAACAACTGTGACAGAGAATGAAACAACGACTGAGGTAACCAAGATTGAGGAAACTACCCCAGAACAGCCAGCCACCGAGGTTACTGCCCCAGAAACAGTCAACGAAGAAGCAAAAGAGGAAGCAGCAGTTGAGACTAATGAGGCAACAGAAGTTACAGAGGAAGGGAAGGCTGagaaaacagaagaagaagaagaagtgaaagaggagACTAAAGAAACCGAATCAGCACCAGTGGAGGAAGAGAAGCAGGAGGAGAACAAACCAGCTGAAACCGTAGAGGAACCCAAAACAGAACAAGTTTCTGTCGAGAAGACTGAAGTTTAA